One part of the Mariniblastus fucicola genome encodes these proteins:
- a CDS encoding endonuclease/exonuclease/phosphatase family protein: MTFRSHFKHNSFLFSTLLLACLVCFNASAIAQTNSNDLTKKEGAIRVATFNVALNRKSDGALLKELEKGTSETVSKIAAIVQTVRPDVLLLNEVDFDGGKSVEAFRKNFLAKGQLGQEPIEYPYVFVQSVNTGVDSKVDLNNDKRVGSPDDAFGFGRFPGQYGMAVLSMHPINTDKARTFQNFLWKDMPGALLPKNPETNADWYSPEAIEVFRLSSKSHWDIPITIESKTFHFLVCHPTPPVFDGDEDRNGKRNHDEIRIWADYISNKCDWIYDDKGTKGGLPIGEAFVIAGDLNADPNDGDSTDNAIDQLLKHELVQASPIPASNGGKYYAKKEGQANLKHKGDPTQDTGNFNDRSVGNVRIDYVLPSKGFAVSNQGVFWPAPEEPGNELTAASDHRMVWIDITFPEN, translated from the coding sequence ATGACGTTCCGATCGCATTTCAAACACAACTCCTTTCTGTTCTCAACGCTGTTGCTCGCATGTTTGGTTTGCTTCAACGCCTCCGCAATCGCGCAGACAAACAGTAACGATCTGACGAAGAAAGAAGGTGCCATTCGTGTGGCAACCTTCAATGTCGCGCTCAATCGCAAAAGCGATGGTGCGCTGTTAAAGGAACTGGAAAAGGGAACGTCCGAGACTGTTTCAAAGATCGCAGCGATCGTACAAACAGTACGACCGGATGTTTTGCTGTTGAACGAAGTCGATTTCGATGGCGGAAAGTCGGTCGAAGCCTTCCGCAAGAACTTTCTCGCCAAAGGACAACTGGGACAGGAACCGATCGAGTACCCGTACGTTTTCGTTCAATCCGTCAACACAGGAGTCGACTCGAAAGTCGACCTCAACAATGACAAACGTGTAGGCTCTCCTGACGACGCGTTCGGCTTTGGTCGTTTCCCCGGTCAGTACGGCATGGCGGTTCTTTCCATGCACCCGATCAACACTGACAAAGCTCGCACATTTCAGAATTTCCTCTGGAAAGACATGCCGGGGGCGTTGCTTCCGAAGAACCCGGAAACGAACGCAGACTGGTATTCGCCAGAAGCCATCGAAGTCTTTCGACTATCTTCGAAAAGCCATTGGGATATTCCAATCACAATCGAATCGAAAACGTTTCACTTTCTCGTTTGCCACCCGACGCCTCCAGTTTTCGACGGCGACGAGGACCGCAACGGGAAACGCAACCATGACGAGATCCGAATTTGGGCGGACTATATCAGCAACAAATGTGACTGGATTTACGATGACAAGGGCACCAAGGGTGGACTGCCGATTGGTGAGGCATTCGTGATTGCAGGCGACCTCAACGCAGACCCGAACGATGGCGACAGTACGGACAACGCGATCGATCAGTTGCTGAAACACGAACTGGTTCAAGCCAGCCCGATTCCGGCGAGCAACGGAGGCAAGTACTACGCCAAAAAGGAAGGACAAGCGAACCTGAAACACAAAGGCGACCCGACTCAGGACACCGGCAACTTCAACGACCGCAGCGTTGGCAATGTTCGAATCGATTACGTGCTGCCATCAAAAGGCTTCGCTGTCTCCAATCAGGGCGTGTTCTGGCCAGCTCCTGAAGAGCCCGGCAACGAACTTACTGCAGCATCCGATCACCGCATGGTGTGGATCGACATTACGTTTCCCGAAAACTAA
- a CDS encoding sulfatase-like hydrolase/transferase, which produces MRELREVVQELRRFSRNAVIAIAAVMSLVASGVGAMLRFDEHEPQVDRKPNIVLINLDDCDVDLVDDEKLKHFPNLSELAKTSTRFTNCHVTTPLCGPSRACLFRSQYAHNTGYRTNRANLDVGSGFTGGTQYFMDSGLAADQLPVWMKRAGYHTMLVGKYFQGKTEHVPVPGWDRFIALGGNRYIGRIARFNFFPDGKIDIGPVHGYRTEIETDDVVGLLDEYASEGDPEKPFFLYLAPVAPHVGALNEDPVPEKWKDRFLDVKLPSSASFNEDDVSDKPVAYRDTLKLSEKEVAALVVSQRRRLIAMSGVDEMVQRIRKKIADLGLEENTIVILTSDHGYLMGEHRMHGKSFPLIKATQVPLWVHWPGVTTSRNAGQLLAHIDISATVADLGGASIPDFADGRSFSKLLTDDSITAADAIRQSVLVENWESRLNSVSKRKIVYSSMIRPGSMYTQWATGEKEYYDLESDPHQLENEFANLSAAEKSSLRAELHSIRLNSSQDAGTTATLSFPTVNRSYFGPETELEGFAESAAQVGPVTYSIKRKQTGEFWDGTAWSQQPTRMPAEQPVEAGLLREWHARPRVKGLDPGEVLSIEVHAADASERQASIRKLDVIYDSSPPVVRISRPNNQMGYPEFANFGGMIEDDRGSDDVKLSIFNLDTLEYFNGSEWTTDESQVSVLVNTETGRWHTRHPLPEGRYEIKAFGKDAAGNWSAASEPVRCLVDRSLQRKRMLDDEIR; this is translated from the coding sequence ATGCGTGAACTGAGGGAAGTCGTGCAAGAATTGAGAAGATTTTCGAGGAACGCTGTCATCGCCATCGCGGCAGTGATGAGCCTGGTTGCATCTGGCGTTGGCGCGATGTTGCGTTTTGATGAACACGAACCGCAAGTCGATCGGAAGCCGAACATCGTCCTGATCAATTTGGACGATTGCGATGTTGACCTGGTTGACGACGAAAAGTTGAAGCACTTTCCGAACCTGTCTGAGTTAGCCAAAACGAGCACCCGGTTTACCAACTGCCATGTGACGACACCTCTGTGTGGCCCGTCGCGAGCCTGTCTGTTTCGCAGTCAATACGCTCACAACACGGGTTATCGAACCAATCGTGCGAATCTCGATGTCGGCAGTGGTTTCACTGGCGGCACGCAATACTTTATGGACAGTGGTCTGGCGGCGGACCAGTTGCCTGTTTGGATGAAGCGTGCTGGCTACCACACGATGCTGGTTGGAAAGTACTTCCAGGGAAAGACAGAACACGTGCCGGTTCCTGGTTGGGATCGCTTCATTGCACTGGGTGGCAATCGATACATTGGCCGCATCGCGCGATTCAACTTTTTTCCGGACGGCAAGATCGACATCGGGCCGGTTCACGGTTATCGCACCGAGATCGAAACCGATGATGTGGTCGGTCTGCTGGATGAGTATGCGAGCGAAGGCGATCCGGAAAAGCCATTCTTTCTTTATCTTGCTCCCGTCGCGCCACACGTGGGAGCATTGAATGAAGATCCTGTTCCCGAAAAGTGGAAAGATCGCTTTCTCGACGTCAAACTGCCTTCGTCGGCAAGCTTCAACGAGGACGACGTCTCGGACAAACCCGTGGCGTATCGTGACACGCTCAAGCTGTCTGAAAAAGAAGTCGCGGCGTTGGTCGTTTCCCAGCGTCGGCGTCTGATCGCAATGTCGGGCGTCGATGAAATGGTCCAGCGGATCCGCAAGAAGATCGCTGACCTTGGTTTGGAAGAAAACACGATCGTCATTTTGACTTCGGATCACGGCTACTTGATGGGCGAACATCGAATGCACGGAAAGTCGTTCCCGTTGATCAAAGCCACACAGGTTCCTCTCTGGGTGCACTGGCCAGGCGTGACGACCTCGCGAAACGCAGGACAACTGTTGGCTCACATCGACATTTCTGCGACGGTCGCAGATTTGGGCGGCGCCTCGATTCCTGACTTTGCAGACGGCAGATCATTTTCAAAGCTACTCACAGACGACTCGATCACTGCAGCAGATGCGATCCGGCAATCCGTCCTGGTCGAGAATTGGGAGTCGCGATTGAACTCGGTTTCCAAACGGAAGATCGTTTATTCGTCGATGATCCGGCCCGGCAGCATGTATACCCAGTGGGCGACCGGCGAAAAAGAGTACTACGACCTTGAGTCCGATCCGCATCAGTTGGAAAACGAGTTCGCGAATTTGAGTGCTGCCGAGAAAAGCTCTTTGCGGGCCGAGCTTCATTCGATTCGGCTTAACAGTTCGCAGGATGCGGGAACAACGGCCACGTTAAGTTTTCCGACGGTTAACCGAAGCTACTTTGGGCCGGAAACGGAGCTGGAAGGTTTTGCCGAATCAGCGGCGCAGGTCGGACCCGTTACGTATTCGATCAAGCGGAAACAGACGGGCGAGTTTTGGGATGGAACGGCATGGAGCCAACAGCCAACCAGGATGCCGGCAGAGCAGCCTGTAGAGGCGGGATTGCTACGCGAGTGGCATGCCCGGCCACGAGTCAAAGGACTCGATCCGGGTGAAGTGCTCTCGATCGAAGTCCATGCCGCGGACGCGAGCGAACGGCAGGCTTCGATTCGAAAGCTGGATGTTATCTACGACAGCTCACCACCAGTCGTGCGAATCAGCCGCCCCAACAATCAGATGGGCTATCCTGAGTTCGCGAATTTCGGTGGAATGATCGAAGACGACCGCGGTTCAGACGATGTCAAACTTTCGATTTTCAATCTCGACACGCTTGAGTACTTCAATGGCAGCGAGTGGACTACCGACGAAAGCCAGGTTTCCGTGCTGGTAAATACGGAAACCGGTCGTTGGCACACCCGCCATCCGCTTCCCGAAGGCCGCTATGAAATTAAAGCATTCGGCAAGGACGCCGCCGGGAATTGGTCGGCTGCCTCGGAACCTGTTCGTTGCCTCGTTGACAGAAGCTTGCAACGAAAGAGGATGCTCGACGATGAAATTCGCTGA
- the xerD gene encoding site-specific tyrosine recombinase XerD — protein sequence MKKSKSRLLGKVSPAKPKQDFSLRQEAFVEYLRTECHLAENTVAAYQRDIHRFHEWLGSRNLVTLTISELSDFVGYLNSRELAPASIARTVVGLKMYFRYLQLEGVLLDNKVELLGSQKLWQRVPEVLSPKDVERFLNAPKRYEIYYFRDRALLELLYATGCRASELSDLRLRDLHLDERFCKVQGKGSKQRMVPLGDAAIDAVEQYLKRLRPQLAAHRPDEADWLLLTRSGRRLRREAIWELVKKYALEADVDVSISPHTLRHSFATHLLAGGADLRQVQEMLGHASIATTQIYTHVDQSRLKKVHNQFHPRA from the coding sequence TTGAAGAAAAGCAAAAGTCGCCTGCTAGGAAAAGTTTCGCCTGCCAAACCGAAGCAGGATTTTTCGCTTCGCCAGGAAGCGTTTGTCGAGTACCTGCGCACCGAGTGTCATCTGGCCGAAAATACGGTCGCGGCTTACCAACGAGACATTCACCGGTTCCACGAATGGCTGGGCTCTCGAAACCTGGTCACGTTGACGATTTCCGAGCTTTCAGATTTTGTCGGATACTTGAATTCGCGCGAACTGGCTCCGGCATCGATCGCTCGAACGGTAGTCGGCCTGAAGATGTACTTTCGCTACCTTCAGCTCGAAGGTGTTTTGCTGGACAACAAGGTTGAGTTGTTGGGCAGCCAAAAGCTTTGGCAACGTGTTCCTGAAGTTCTTTCGCCGAAAGATGTCGAACGTTTTCTCAACGCTCCGAAGCGATATGAGATCTACTATTTTCGCGACCGGGCGCTACTGGAACTGCTTTACGCAACCGGTTGCCGCGCGTCGGAGCTTTCGGATTTGCGACTGCGGGATTTGCACCTGGACGAACGGTTTTGCAAAGTCCAGGGAAAGGGCAGCAAGCAGCGGATGGTGCCGCTCGGTGATGCGGCGATCGATGCAGTCGAACAATATCTGAAACGACTGAGGCCTCAACTGGCTGCACATCGGCCCGATGAGGCTGATTGGTTGCTGCTGACGAGGTCTGGACGTCGACTACGACGCGAAGCCATCTGGGAGTTGGTGAAGAAGTATGCGTTGGAAGCCGACGTTGATGTTTCGATCAGCCCGCACACGCTGCGGCACAGTTTTGCCACCCATCTGCTCGCCGGAGGTGCTGATCTGAGGCAGGTTCAGGAGATGTTGGGACACGCCAGTATTGCGACGACGCAGATCTACACGCATGTGGACCAGTCGCGACTGAAGAAAGTACACAACCAGTTTCATCCCCGTGCGTAA
- a CDS encoding ExbD/TolR family protein, with translation MKYEPTENEDIKLNMTSMIDIVFQLLVFFILTFKVVVQEGDYNVRMPIAAVDTESMDEPPELIRVMLRAGETGAISTIEVDDEVEVETLAGDTTAELYAQLNDYIDAKVSAGNDPESGVETEVEFDIDSNLKYRFTVQAIEAVSGKQLADGNVKKLVENIKLKDNSQQ, from the coding sequence GTGAAATACGAACCGACAGAAAACGAAGACATCAAGCTGAACATGACGTCGATGATCGACATCGTTTTCCAGCTGCTGGTGTTTTTCATTCTGACGTTCAAAGTAGTCGTCCAGGAAGGCGACTACAACGTGCGGATGCCCATCGCCGCGGTTGACACCGAATCGATGGACGAACCGCCTGAACTGATTCGCGTCATGCTTAGAGCTGGTGAGACAGGTGCGATCAGCACCATCGAAGTCGACGATGAGGTCGAAGTCGAAACACTTGCCGGCGACACCACCGCCGAACTCTACGCTCAACTCAATGACTATATCGACGCGAAAGTTTCTGCTGGCAACGATCCGGAATCCGGCGTTGAAACCGAAGTCGAATTCGACATCGACAGCAATCTGAAATATCGCTTCACCGTTCAGGCGATCGAGGCTGTCTCGGGCAAGCAATTGGCTGACGGTAACGTTAAAAAGCTGGTCGAGAACATCAAGCTCAAAGACAACTCGCAACAGTAG
- a CDS encoding ExbD/TolR family protein: MKFKNKKDTEILEGDLTPMIDMTFQLIAFFMLLINFSEVDRAEEITLPKSVLATPPVERPKYQVILNLDPDGEVVFAGNGYDISTLSPVLNQEINNAGRSRDRVPAKDIAVIIRAHEDTPTGTVQRLIAKCQEEEMENFKFRVKDEAYK, encoded by the coding sequence ATGAAGTTCAAAAACAAAAAAGACACCGAGATCCTCGAAGGCGACCTGACGCCGATGATCGACATGACGTTTCAGTTGATCGCGTTCTTTATGTTGCTGATCAATTTTTCGGAAGTCGATCGTGCCGAGGAAATTACGCTGCCGAAAAGTGTCCTTGCAACGCCTCCGGTGGAGCGGCCGAAATATCAGGTGATTCTGAATCTTGATCCCGATGGCGAAGTCGTCTTTGCTGGCAATGGGTACGATATCTCGACGCTTTCTCCCGTCCTGAATCAGGAAATCAACAACGCGGGTCGCAGTCGCGATCGTGTGCCGGCCAAAGACATCGCTGTCATTATCCGTGCTCACGAAGACACGCCCACGGGAACGGTGCAGCGGTTGATTGCCAAATGCCAGGAAGAAGAGATGGAGAATTTCAAGTTTCGCGTCAAGGATGAGGCGTACAAGTGA
- a CDS encoding MotA/TolQ/ExbB proton channel family protein: MPKFQSCFSMLPSPEQLRRIFPLTFLVAFIALVLSPIGITDVALYAQDAGAAAANPEQDSLLGWLLNSLGFEYIIVFLALSFILVALFILNILAARRESVCPAELVATFETQLDNKQYQEAYDLAKTDESFLGTVLSAGLARLSSGYPQAVAAMQEAGADESMKMDHRLSYLALIGTISPMIGLFGTVHGMIESFYEIANGGGTPDANKLAEGISTALLTTLIGLAIAIPAIAGYNILRNLVQRRILEVSATSENLMGRFEKVGNKK; the protein is encoded by the coding sequence ATGCCAAAGTTCCAGTCTTGTTTTTCGATGCTGCCCTCACCCGAGCAGCTACGTCGGATCTTTCCCCTCACGTTTCTGGTTGCCTTCATTGCGTTGGTGCTTTCACCGATCGGGATCACCGATGTCGCGCTGTATGCTCAGGATGCAGGTGCTGCCGCTGCCAATCCGGAACAGGATTCGTTGCTCGGTTGGTTGCTCAACAGCCTGGGATTTGAGTACATCATCGTATTCCTGGCGTTGTCGTTCATTCTCGTTGCTCTGTTCATCCTGAATATTCTTGCCGCCCGACGCGAAAGCGTTTGCCCGGCGGAGTTGGTCGCGACCTTCGAAACTCAACTCGATAACAAGCAATACCAGGAAGCCTATGACCTGGCGAAGACAGACGAGTCATTTTTGGGCACTGTTCTGTCAGCCGGATTGGCTCGACTTTCGAGCGGATATCCACAGGCTGTTGCTGCGATGCAGGAAGCCGGGGCCGATGAAAGCATGAAGATGGATCACCGTCTGAGCTATCTGGCTTTGATTGGAACGATCAGCCCCATGATCGGGCTGTTTGGAACCGTCCACGGAATGATCGAATCGTTCTATGAGATCGCTAACGGCGGAGGAACGCCGGATGCGAACAAGCTTGCAGAGGGTATTTCAACGGCTCTGTTGACGACGCTGATTGGTTTGGCGATCGCGATTCCGGCGATTGCGGGATACAACATTTTGCGTAACCTGGTTCAGCGTCGAATTCTCGAAGTCAGTGCCACCAGCGAAAACCTGATGGGCCGCTTCGAAAAAGTTGGCAACAAAAAATAA
- a CDS encoding tetratricopeptide repeat protein: MSTNMNSKSLFLCGLLVALAATSANAQNDALYRIKKSGKVSKQVGKIKDITPLSVTLDGDKIPVWEIEKLAAANEPLEVEKARDRIDDGRFDEALEQLDQVKLGGNPITDAEVAWYRAVAKSEMAFSGGAFSAIDAGSEVQKFIKGNPKSHHLIPATDLMGRLAMADGKLDFAAKQFDILTDSKWPEYVVRGYFFGGEAYMRAEKFPLAMAAYDKILALPGNDNITQRYQRLAQCQKARVAAVTGDPEASIDQLKSIIRQENPDDKELFAYAYNALGACHLKRNDLAEAEEKYLFTHLLFDTESAPHAEAVFRLANIWTAQKKTDRASEAREILKSRYRNTWWSAQLN; the protein is encoded by the coding sequence ATGAGTACAAACATGAATTCAAAATCGCTTTTCCTTTGCGGATTGCTTGTTGCATTAGCTGCGACTTCGGCCAACGCGCAGAACGACGCTTTGTATCGCATTAAAAAATCAGGCAAAGTCTCGAAGCAGGTCGGCAAGATCAAGGACATCACGCCTCTGTCAGTTACGCTCGACGGCGACAAGATTCCTGTCTGGGAAATCGAGAAGCTGGCTGCTGCCAACGAGCCCCTCGAAGTCGAAAAGGCTCGGGATCGAATTGATGACGGACGTTTCGACGAAGCCCTTGAACAGCTCGATCAGGTTAAACTTGGCGGCAACCCAATCACGGACGCGGAGGTCGCCTGGTACCGGGCCGTGGCCAAATCCGAGATGGCATTTTCCGGCGGTGCGTTCAGCGCAATCGATGCTGGCAGTGAAGTGCAAAAATTCATCAAGGGAAATCCAAAGAGCCATCACCTTATTCCGGCAACGGATTTGATGGGTCGCCTGGCGATGGCCGATGGGAAACTGGATTTTGCGGCCAAGCAATTTGATATTCTGACTGATTCCAAATGGCCGGAATACGTTGTCCGCGGATATTTCTTTGGTGGCGAAGCCTATATGCGAGCTGAAAAGTTTCCATTGGCGATGGCTGCCTACGATAAAATCCTGGCACTGCCGGGAAATGACAATATTACCCAACGCTACCAGCGGCTGGCTCAGTGTCAGAAAGCCCGAGTCGCCGCGGTTACCGGTGATCCGGAAGCTTCGATCGACCAGCTTAAATCGATCATCAGGCAGGAGAATCCGGACGACAAGGAACTCTTTGCCTACGCCTACAACGCGCTCGGCGCTTGCCATCTCAAACGAAATGACCTCGCGGAAGCCGAAGAGAAGTATTTGTTCACGCATTTGCTTTTTGACACCGAGTCCGCACCGCATGCGGAAGCAGTTTTTCGTCTGGCGAACATTTGGACGGCCCAGAAAAAGACAGATCGCGCTTCCGAAGCCCGTGAAATCCTGAAGTCCCGCTATCGCAACACATGGTGGTCAGCTCAACTCAATTGA
- a CDS encoding TetR/AcrR family transcriptional regulator, which translates to MNAKKTPKQKEIELREELLVKTAGQILLTEGFAALSMERLAEELNTAKGTIYNHYPNREELLLAMAVKAINKRQSMFDKASTCQGGSRERILAVGVACELYRRNYPLHFVVESVVRHSAIWDRCTEERRDLMRKHEHRCMSLVSGIVRSAIADGDLTLPGTINPEEMTLSLWALTFGSYVIDMTSPSLKDIGIDSIHRSVRLGALHLLNGYAWQPIWSAAEHDDHMVRVCNAVFPDETPLPHSAF; encoded by the coding sequence ATGAACGCCAAAAAGACACCAAAACAGAAGGAAATCGAGCTCAGAGAGGAGCTCTTGGTCAAAACAGCGGGTCAAATCCTGCTGACCGAAGGTTTTGCTGCGCTTTCGATGGAGCGATTGGCTGAGGAGCTCAACACGGCCAAAGGCACCATCTACAACCATTACCCGAACCGCGAGGAATTGCTGTTGGCGATGGCTGTCAAGGCGATCAACAAGCGGCAAAGCATGTTCGACAAAGCCTCGACGTGCCAGGGAGGTTCCCGCGAGCGAATTCTCGCGGTCGGTGTCGCGTGCGAACTTTATCGCCGTAACTACCCGTTGCATTTTGTTGTCGAAAGCGTGGTACGTCATTCGGCCATTTGGGATCGCTGTACCGAAGAGCGTCGCGACCTGATGCGAAAGCACGAACATCGCTGCATGTCGTTGGTCTCCGGAATCGTACGGAGCGCGATCGCGGACGGAGACCTAACGCTCCCCGGAACAATCAACCCGGAAGAAATGACACTCTCGCTGTGGGCACTGACGTTCGGCTCTTACGTCATCGACATGACCAGCCCGTCGCTGAAAGACATTGGCATCGATTCGATCCACCGTTCCGTACGACTCGGCGCTCTTCACTTGCTCAACGGCTACGCTTGGCAACCGATTTGGTCGGCCGCCGAACATGACGATCACATGGTCCGGGTTTGCAACGCGGTGTTTCCCGACGAAACGCCACTGCCTCATTCGGCATTTTAA
- a CDS encoding efflux RND transporter periplasmic adaptor subunit: MKWFNSKFTIGTISVIAAVAALIWYQQQPASALDASAESNGTGSVVLQSVRVLPVNYSDSAVMPQRYTATVVARRTSQLSFQATERVDEIFCDEGDHVTRGQLLARQDQAAILAQYNAAVARSEQTGAVLAELEKGPRAETIEAARSELERLKAQFNLAESTFRRQSNLRQSNASSEQEYDAARFDSAASKAAVATAQQKLDELVAGTRKEQIDAQRGALGVIQATVEQAKTRLDQTELFTPFSGRISKRFIDEGSLPQRGTPVLEIVETDHLEVRFGVSPSIAKQLAPGKKLTFSSGDQQHIGTVKQIQPTLDRSTRTRQVIATITDSDQSGLVDGQTVSVEFAIRSSERGFWVPTEALQPQVRGLWSVLVANDSPGNTLADEYTAKAQRRDVEVLATWGTWSRVRGTLEEFDNVIVQGANRVSLGQLVSATHSELTFPWQTETTIKLGSLQQESDQ, encoded by the coding sequence ATGAAATGGTTTAACTCAAAATTCACGATTGGCACGATCTCAGTCATCGCCGCGGTCGCTGCATTGATCTGGTATCAACAGCAACCAGCCAGCGCTCTGGATGCGTCCGCGGAGTCAAATGGCACTGGCAGTGTCGTATTGCAATCCGTTCGCGTGCTGCCGGTCAACTATTCAGATTCGGCAGTCATGCCACAGCGCTACACTGCGACAGTCGTCGCACGTCGCACCAGCCAACTTTCGTTTCAAGCCACCGAACGTGTGGACGAAATTTTCTGCGACGAAGGCGACCACGTCACCAGGGGGCAACTGTTGGCACGTCAGGATCAGGCTGCGATTCTTGCTCAGTACAACGCTGCGGTCGCGCGATCCGAACAGACCGGCGCGGTGTTGGCGGAACTCGAAAAAGGACCGCGAGCGGAAACGATCGAAGCCGCCAGATCCGAACTTGAACGACTCAAGGCTCAGTTCAATCTTGCGGAATCGACCTTTCGACGACAGTCCAACTTGCGCCAGTCGAACGCGTCATCGGAACAGGAATACGACGCCGCACGATTTGACTCAGCGGCATCGAAAGCCGCCGTCGCGACGGCTCAACAGAAGCTTGACGAACTCGTTGCCGGTACACGAAAAGAACAAATCGACGCGCAACGTGGAGCACTTGGTGTGATCCAGGCAACCGTGGAACAGGCCAAAACCCGCTTGGATCAGACGGAACTGTTTACGCCTTTTTCCGGTCGAATTTCAAAGCGATTCATCGATGAAGGCAGCCTTCCACAGCGCGGAACTCCTGTCCTGGAGATTGTGGAAACCGATCATCTGGAAGTCCGGTTTGGCGTTTCTCCGTCGATCGCGAAGCAGCTTGCTCCCGGAAAAAAACTGACTTTCAGTTCTGGCGATCAACAACACATCGGAACGGTCAAGCAAATCCAGCCGACGCTTGATCGCTCCACAAGAACTCGCCAAGTCATCGCGACAATCACCGACTCTGATCAATCAGGCCTGGTCGATGGCCAAACTGTCAGCGTCGAGTTTGCCATTCGATCCAGTGAACGCGGGTTTTGGGTTCCGACCGAGGCGTTGCAGCCTCAAGTTCGCGGACTGTGGTCGGTCTTGGTGGCCAATGATTCGCCTGGCAACACGTTGGCGGATGAGTATACGGCCAAAGCTCAGCGGCGTGACGTCGAAGTGCTGGCGACATGGGGGACGTGGAGTCGAGTCCGCGGCACGCTTGAGGAGTTCGACAACGTAATCGTTCAGGGCGCCAACCGGGTTTCACTGGGCCAACTGGTTTCCGCAACGCACAGCGAACTCACCTTTCCGTGGCAAACAGAGACGACGATCAAGCTGGGCTCTCTACAACAAGAGAGCGATCAATGA